One genomic window of Paenisporosarcina antarctica includes the following:
- a CDS encoding M24 family metallopeptidase translates to MSFGTTEYKERIRKTKDRMAAQGVEVLLITDPANMNYLSGYDGWSFYVHQMLVIINDEDQPIWIGRTQDANGAKLTTWLYHENIIPYPEDYVQSNTKHPMDFVADILKQIGLETRSVGVEMENYYFTAKCYEQLKKGLPNATFKDASHLVNWVRIVKSNQEIEYMKRAALIVEKAMMDGINLINVGVRECDVAAKILHTQVTGTAEFGGDYPAIMPLLPSGEKTSTPHLTWTDERYKQGDTVILELAGCYKRYHSPLARTVNIGRPSDKIKALSDVVIEGLNSCLDMIKPGIACEEIEETWRKSIERSGIIKESRLGYAMGLNYPPDWGEHTASIRKGDKTILQPNMTFHLIPGIWLDHYGFEASESFRVTETGCETFANFPRELFIKDGILMNN, encoded by the coding sequence ATGTCATTTGGAACAACAGAGTATAAAGAGAGAATTCGCAAAACAAAAGATCGAATGGCAGCACAAGGGGTTGAAGTATTACTTATTACAGATCCAGCTAATATGAACTACTTATCCGGTTACGATGGTTGGTCCTTCTACGTACATCAAATGTTAGTAATAATAAATGACGAAGACCAACCGATTTGGATTGGAAGAACTCAGGATGCAAACGGAGCAAAATTAACAACATGGCTATACCATGAAAACATCATTCCTTATCCAGAGGATTATGTCCAATCTAATACAAAGCACCCCATGGACTTTGTAGCTGATATTTTAAAACAAATTGGTCTAGAAACCCGTTCAGTCGGTGTTGAAATGGAAAATTATTATTTCACAGCAAAATGTTACGAACAGCTAAAAAAAGGGTTACCAAATGCTACGTTCAAGGATGCATCTCATCTAGTAAACTGGGTTCGTATTGTGAAGTCTAATCAAGAAATCGAGTATATGAAGCGCGCTGCGTTAATCGTAGAAAAAGCTATGATGGATGGAATTAATTTGATAAATGTAGGCGTTCGTGAATGTGATGTTGCAGCGAAAATATTACACACACAAGTCACTGGAACAGCAGAGTTCGGCGGTGATTATCCGGCAATTATGCCACTGCTCCCATCTGGAGAGAAAACCTCAACTCCTCATTTAACATGGACAGATGAACGCTATAAACAAGGTGATACAGTTATTTTAGAATTAGCGGGCTGTTATAAACGCTACCACTCACCACTTGCAAGAACAGTTAATATAGGGCGACCTTCCGATAAAATTAAAGCGCTTTCAGATGTTGTTATCGAAGGGTTAAACAGTTGTCTTGACATGATTAAGCCAGGTATCGCGTGTGAAGAAATTGAAGAAACTTGGAGAAAATCAATAGAGAGAAGTGGCATTATAAAAGAATCCCGTCTTGGTTATGCAATGGGTTTGAATTATCCTCCTGACTGGGGTGAGCATACAGCAAGTATCCGTAAAGGAGACAAAACAATTCTTCAGCCGAATATGACATTCCATCTAATTCCTGGTATTTGGTTAGATCACTACGGATTTGAAGCGAGTGAATCCTTTAGAGTAACAGAAACTGGATGTGAAACTTTCGCGAATTTCCCTAGAGAGTTGTTTATCAAAGACGGAATATTAATGAATAACTAG
- a CDS encoding PucR family transcriptional regulator gives MILTLEDILHYENLKNARIITGNNVEKERNIQWISVIEMPVENFVRKNEVVLTTAIGCNNDVETFVTFVQDIIDSEATALMIAMGRHIFDIPREVIELAEKHNFKIIEIPWEIRFSSIVEEVMKDINDIQYKERQKSEEVQQELLKLILQDKDLNHISKFIQRHINCTIIITDRLGSIQEKNGHTQAFIKKWETYVLKGILPLRKETTLVSHDPMIQKFQMVEIDGKCILQLPVLQVLGDAQGYIFVMLPPNTSVDSYLTQYHVNVLEHAATTIALWLSRKNAIEATKISLRSDFVQELAKGEFASYDQANSRAKLLGYNLKRPYISIVGFPENLQLLFEKRKKDYDSFVHWLESMIHYIEEEIFYASQSIKREVMITYQGEQLLIFLEVPSKTENEGATNFLDLVERRLGNLLPEVIISWGVGCYCEDFEGFAESYQNANVALNIGRRKKGIGHRMMYENTRVDRVLLNLAQNNEMKEVIMSTLEPLVQYDGQSNMDLISTFSAYNQYHGNVSQTARSLNLHRQSLLYRLRKIESLTGLSLIDPDDLFLLDLSIKTWKMGVSEKIT, from the coding sequence ATGATATTAACATTAGAGGATATTCTACATTACGAAAATCTTAAAAACGCAAGAATTATAACAGGTAACAATGTTGAAAAAGAGCGAAATATTCAATGGATTTCAGTAATTGAGATGCCTGTTGAAAATTTCGTCCGTAAAAATGAGGTTGTATTAACAACTGCTATTGGATGCAACAACGACGTTGAAACATTTGTAACGTTTGTACAAGATATTATAGACTCTGAAGCGACAGCACTTATGATCGCGATGGGAAGACATATATTTGATATTCCTAGAGAGGTCATTGAATTGGCTGAGAAGCATAATTTCAAGATTATTGAAATTCCATGGGAAATCCGATTTTCCAGTATCGTTGAAGAGGTTATGAAAGATATTAACGATATTCAGTACAAAGAACGGCAAAAATCAGAGGAAGTACAGCAAGAGTTGTTAAAATTAATTCTACAAGATAAAGATCTTAATCATATCTCGAAATTTATTCAAAGGCATATTAATTGTACGATTATTATCACTGACCGACTAGGATCTATTCAAGAAAAAAATGGTCATACTCAAGCCTTTATTAAAAAGTGGGAGACCTATGTTCTGAAGGGAATCCTTCCTTTAAGAAAGGAGACAACCTTGGTAAGTCATGATCCAATGATACAGAAGTTCCAAATGGTTGAAATAGATGGTAAGTGTATACTTCAACTCCCTGTGCTGCAAGTTTTAGGGGACGCACAAGGCTATATTTTTGTGATGTTACCTCCTAATACATCAGTGGACTCCTATTTAACACAGTATCACGTGAATGTATTGGAGCATGCAGCGACAACAATAGCTCTATGGCTTTCAAGGAAAAATGCCATTGAGGCGACGAAAATAAGTTTGCGAAGTGATTTTGTTCAAGAGTTAGCAAAAGGAGAGTTCGCTTCCTATGATCAGGCAAATTCAAGGGCAAAATTGCTCGGATATAATTTAAAACGCCCATATATTTCTATTGTAGGGTTTCCTGAGAACCTACAGTTGCTATTTGAGAAAAGAAAAAAAGATTATGATTCATTTGTCCATTGGCTTGAAAGCATGATTCATTATATTGAAGAAGAGATTTTTTATGCATCACAATCCATTAAACGAGAAGTAATGATAACGTATCAAGGAGAACAGCTTCTTATTTTTCTTGAAGTTCCTTCCAAAACAGAAAATGAAGGCGCAACGAACTTCCTAGATTTAGTAGAACGTCGTTTAGGAAATTTACTCCCTGAGGTTATTATATCTTGGGGTGTAGGGTGCTATTGCGAAGATTTTGAGGGATTTGCGGAAAGCTATCAAAATGCAAACGTTGCATTAAATATTGGAAGACGTAAAAAAGGAATAGGTCATCGTATGATGTATGAAAACACACGGGTTGACCGTGTGCTCTTAAATCTTGCTCAAAATAATGAGATGAAAGAAGTCATTATGTCGACATTAGAACCACTCGTTCAATATGACGGCCAGAGTAATATGGATTTAATTAGTACATTTAGTGCATATAATCAGTATCATGGAAATGTTAGTCAAACGGCAAGGTCATTAAATTTACACAGACAGTCCTTGTTATATCGACTTAGGAAAATTGAGTCATTGACAGGCCTATCGCTTATTGATCCTGATGATTTATTTTTATTGGATTTGAGTATTAAAACTTGGAAAATGGGTGTCTCTGAAAAAATAACATAA
- the aspA gene encoding aspartate ammonia-lyase translates to MFNVRIESDFLGSKEVPMQAYYGIQTIRAVENFPITGYRIHEELIRALVIVKKAAALANMDVKLLNGGLCHPIVKAADEIIGGKLHEYFIVDPIQGGAGTSMNMNVNEVIANRALELLGKEKGDYKLLSPNNHVNMSQSTNDVFPTAIHIATLNLLEKLLYTMQQMLAVFKKKAQQFDHVIKMGRTHLQDAVPIRLGQEFEAYSRVVGRDIKRIKQSRQHLYEVNMGATAVGTGLNADPHYIKKVINHLSDISGLPLTGAEHLVDATQNTDAYTEVSAALKVCMMNMSKIANDIRLMASGPRAGLGEIFLPARQPGSSIMPGKVNPVMPEMINQVAFQVIGNDHTICLASEAGQLELNVMEPVLVFNLLQSISIMNNAFSVFTEYCLVGIEANEEHLKSYVEKSVGIITAVNPHIGYEVAARIAREAIINGKSVRELCLLYDVLTEEELDLILNPYEMTEPGISGAALFDSGKINTLHLINS, encoded by the coding sequence ATGTTTAATGTGAGAATTGAGAGTGATTTTTTAGGGTCGAAGGAAGTGCCAATGCAAGCATATTATGGCATCCAAACAATACGTGCTGTTGAAAATTTCCCGATCACAGGCTATCGGATTCATGAGGAACTAATTAGAGCTTTAGTGATCGTGAAAAAAGCAGCAGCATTAGCAAATATGGATGTGAAACTTTTAAATGGAGGATTATGTCATCCAATTGTAAAAGCAGCAGACGAAATCATTGGAGGAAAATTGCACGAGTATTTTATCGTAGATCCCATCCAAGGTGGTGCTGGTACTTCAATGAATATGAATGTGAATGAGGTTATCGCTAATCGTGCTCTTGAATTACTTGGTAAAGAGAAAGGGGACTATAAGCTACTGAGTCCAAACAATCATGTAAATATGTCACAATCAACTAACGATGTTTTTCCAACTGCAATTCATATTGCAACTCTTAACCTACTAGAAAAACTACTTTATACAATGCAGCAGATGCTTGCTGTGTTTAAGAAAAAGGCACAACAATTTGATCATGTGATAAAGATGGGGAGAACACATCTTCAAGACGCGGTCCCTATTCGTCTTGGGCAAGAATTTGAAGCATATAGCCGTGTAGTAGGACGTGATATTAAGCGTATTAAGCAATCACGTCAACATTTATATGAAGTGAATATGGGAGCAACAGCTGTTGGAACCGGACTAAATGCCGATCCACATTATATCAAAAAGGTAATCAATCACTTGTCTGATATTAGTGGTCTGCCGCTAACGGGAGCAGAACATTTAGTGGATGCGACACAAAATACGGATGCATATACTGAAGTTTCAGCTGCACTAAAGGTATGCATGATGAACATGTCCAAAATAGCAAACGATATTCGTTTAATGGCATCAGGTCCAAGAGCAGGACTTGGTGAGATCTTTTTGCCAGCTAGGCAGCCTGGTTCGTCGATTATGCCAGGAAAAGTAAACCCAGTCATGCCCGAGATGATTAATCAGGTTGCATTTCAAGTAATAGGTAACGATCATACAATTTGTTTGGCCTCTGAAGCTGGTCAGCTTGAGTTAAATGTGATGGAACCTGTACTTGTGTTTAATTTGTTACAGTCTATTAGCATCATGAATAATGCATTCAGTGTTTTTACAGAGTACTGCCTTGTGGGTATAGAAGCAAATGAAGAACATTTAAAGAGTTATGTGGAAAAAAGCGTAGGAATTATTACAGCAGTTAATCCTCATATCGGCTATGAAGTGGCAGCAAGGATTGCAAGAGAAGCAATCATAAATGGAAAATCTGTTCGTGAATTATGCTTGCTTTACGACGTGTTAACAGAAGAAGAACTTGATCTTATTTTAAACCCATATGAAATGACAGAGCCAGGTATTTCTGGTGCTGCTCTTTTTGATAGTGGGAAAATAAACACTTTACATTTGATCAACTCCTAG
- the eutB gene encoding hydroxyectoine utilization dehydratase EutB, protein MTNTKQSKERKDIEIGDVWEARKRISAIVNKTPLIQSNILSEKIGRPVYLKLENVHEVGAFKIRGAANKILSLSEEEKRRGVVTYSTGNHGMAVAFVAKKLGIDAVVCISNRVPKAKVDSLKRLGAQIVIVGDSQDAAGEYCFELEREKGLTVIQPFDDPHVIAGQGTIGLELLEDLPNLTDVIVPLSGGGLLSGICLALKSNDRAIRVTGVSMEQSAVMYESLNVGKPVELEESETLADSLLGGIGLDNQYTFKMVQQYMDDVVLIPEEEIAYSMAYMIDKHRIVMEGAAATGIAAVLGNKIPHQEGDVAVIISGNNVDISTLLQLIQKYTLEKKG, encoded by the coding sequence ATGACTAATACAAAACAATCAAAAGAACGAAAAGACATTGAAATTGGTGATGTTTGGGAAGCGAGAAAACGAATTTCTGCTATTGTAAATAAAACACCATTAATTCAGTCTAATATTCTATCGGAAAAAATAGGTCGTCCTGTTTATTTAAAGCTTGAAAATGTTCATGAAGTTGGAGCATTCAAAATAAGAGGAGCAGCCAATAAAATCCTTAGCCTGAGTGAAGAAGAAAAAAGGCGTGGGGTTGTAACGTATTCAACTGGAAACCATGGTATGGCTGTAGCTTTTGTAGCGAAAAAACTTGGAATTGATGCTGTTGTATGCATTTCAAATCGAGTACCAAAAGCAAAAGTAGATTCATTAAAAAGGCTGGGAGCTCAAATTGTGATAGTTGGTGATAGCCAAGATGCCGCAGGAGAGTATTGTTTTGAGTTGGAAAGAGAGAAGGGATTAACTGTTATTCAGCCATTTGATGATCCTCATGTTATTGCCGGACAAGGAACAATTGGCTTGGAATTATTAGAGGATCTTCCTAATCTAACAGACGTGATTGTTCCTCTTTCAGGAGGTGGACTACTCTCCGGAATTTGCCTGGCATTAAAATCTAATGATCGTGCCATCAGAGTAACTGGTGTTTCAATGGAACAATCAGCGGTCATGTATGAAAGTTTGAACGTTGGTAAACCAGTAGAGCTTGAAGAAAGCGAGACATTAGCAGATAGTTTATTAGGTGGAATTGGTCTTGATAATCAATACACGTTTAAAATGGTGCAGCAATATATGGATGATGTCGTGCTTATTCCTGAAGAAGAGATTGCTTATAGCATGGCCTATATGATCGACAAACATCGAATTGTTATGGAAGGTGCAGCAGCAACAGGAATTGCGGCAGTTTTAGGTAATAAAATTCCTCATCAAGAGGGGGATGTCGCTGTTATTATAAGTGGAAACAACGTTGACATTTCTACTCTGCTACAGCTAATTCAAAAGTATACTCTGGAAAAGAAAGGGTGA
- a CDS encoding PaaI family thioesterase → MEKVLQNIRVSFEKSPFFSYMGFEIIDFQEDKVLIKLEINEHLLNVNETLHGGVHGAMLDQVLGMKTQITTKAKCATINLNINYLAPSTEGTIFATAKIVQQGYRIVTAEGEIYDEQGKTLAKAIGTFKLFRDS, encoded by the coding sequence TTGGAAAAAGTCTTACAAAATATACGTGTCAGCTTTGAAAAAAGTCCATTCTTTTCATATATGGGTTTTGAAATTATTGATTTTCAAGAAGATAAGGTTTTAATAAAGCTAGAAATAAATGAACATTTACTAAATGTAAATGAAACTTTGCATGGCGGTGTACATGGAGCTATGTTGGATCAAGTTTTGGGAATGAAGACTCAAATTACAACCAAAGCTAAATGTGCAACTATTAATTTAAATATAAATTATCTTGCGCCTTCAACAGAAGGAACTATATTCGCGACAGCTAAAATAGTTCAACAAGGATACCGAATTGTAACTGCAGAAGGTGAGATATACGATGAACAAGGGAAAACTTTAGCCAAAGCAATTGGCACCTTTAAGTTATTTCGAGATTCATAA
- a CDS encoding alpha/beta hydrolase, with product MKHIFKQGTDSTKPVLLLLHGTGGNEQDLLPLADIVDKEASVLSVRGNVLENGMPRFFRRLAEGIFDEEDLIFRTNELNAFLDEAAVKYEFDRENILAIGYSNGANIAASLLFHFDNAIRGAILHHPMVPRRGIALPDLSGKHVFITAGKNDPICPQQESVDLKQLLEAAHATVNIHWENQGHQLIMSEVEAATKWYQQL from the coding sequence ATGAAACATATTTTTAAACAAGGTACAGATTCAACAAAACCAGTCCTATTATTACTACATGGAACAGGTGGGAATGAGCAAGATTTATTACCTCTAGCTGACATTGTCGATAAAGAGGCATCCGTATTAAGTGTTCGAGGCAATGTGTTAGAAAATGGAATGCCACGATTTTTTAGAAGATTAGCAGAAGGTATTTTTGATGAAGAGGATTTAATTTTCCGCACAAATGAATTGAATGCTTTTTTAGATGAAGCGGCCGTAAAGTATGAATTTGACCGCGAAAACATTCTTGCTATTGGCTATTCAAATGGTGCAAATATTGCAGCAAGCCTGCTATTCCATTTTGACAATGCGATTAGAGGAGCTATTTTACATCATCCAATGGTGCCTAGACGAGGAATAGCGCTTCCTGATTTATCAGGAAAACACGTATTTATTACAGCTGGGAAAAACGATCCCATTTGTCCGCAACAAGAGTCAGTGGATCTTAAACAATTGCTAGAAGCTGCGCATGCAACAGTCAATATCCATTGGGAAAACCAAGGGCATCAATTAATAATGAGTGAAGTAGAAGCTGCAACGAAATGGTATCAACAGTTATAA